The following are encoded in a window of Geobacter metallireducens GS-15 genomic DNA:
- a CDS encoding metallophosphoesterase family protein, translating to MKIAIFSDTHGNHTLLARAFDLAGDVDHIFHLGDDTDDAIFLELLCGKTVIKVLGNCDFSTDSPRESLLSLEGMKFLLTHGDRYGVKGGLDKLTTRAAEEKADAVFYGHTHVPTVTTIDGILYVNPGCLKRGFSKPSFALLSLENGTLSASIVPVTPLQD from the coding sequence ATGAAAATTGCGATTTTTTCAGATACCCACGGCAATCATACCCTTCTCGCCCGCGCCTTTGACCTGGCTGGCGACGTGGACCACATCTTTCACCTGGGCGACGACACCGATGATGCCATTTTTCTGGAGTTGTTGTGCGGCAAAACCGTCATCAAGGTTCTCGGTAACTGCGATTTCTCGACAGACTCTCCCCGGGAATCCTTATTGTCGCTTGAAGGAATGAAGTTTCTCCTCACCCACGGCGACCGTTACGGCGTGAAGGGAGGCTTGGACAAGCTTACCACGAGGGCTGCCGAAGAGAAGGCCGATGCAGTATTCTATGGCCATACTCACGTCCCCACCGTCACCACGATCGATGGAATACTCTACGTTAACCCCGGTTGCCTCAAAAGGGGATTCAGCAAACCGAGCTTCGCTCTTCTTTCACTTGAAAACGGCACCCTCTCCGCAAGCATTGTGCCTGTGACGCCGCTCCAGGACTGA
- the sppA gene encoding signal peptide peptidase SppA has protein sequence MKKNHVVIGVIIVAALALLFTLSIQIARLILGDGPMVSSGEGVGYVEVKGPILESEEIVKQLSEMRKKTNVKAVVLRIESPGGVIGPSQEIYEAVKKLAKTKKVVVSMGSVAASGGYHIAIPAAVIYANPGTITGSIGVLMKLANVEGLMDKVGMKAFTLKSGKFKDAGSPVRALTDEDRALLQGVIDNLHTQFVKAVAEARKLPVEEVRRLADGRVYTGEQAVSLKLVDRLGTLEDAVEEAGRLAGIKGEPTLLMPPKKRKHLRDYLLEEASGFFREIVRREGGFSVNYELDPAVGNGGR, from the coding sequence ATGAAGAAAAACCATGTAGTGATCGGCGTGATCATCGTGGCTGCCCTTGCCCTTCTTTTCACCCTTTCGATCCAGATTGCGCGGCTGATTTTGGGCGATGGACCCATGGTGAGTTCCGGCGAAGGGGTCGGGTATGTGGAGGTCAAGGGACCTATCCTGGAATCCGAGGAAATCGTCAAACAACTCAGCGAAATGCGGAAAAAGACCAATGTGAAAGCGGTCGTCCTGCGGATTGAGTCCCCCGGCGGGGTCATCGGTCCGTCCCAGGAGATTTATGAAGCGGTGAAGAAGCTCGCCAAGACCAAGAAGGTCGTGGTTTCCATGGGGAGCGTGGCCGCATCCGGAGGGTACCATATTGCCATCCCCGCCGCGGTCATCTATGCCAATCCCGGCACCATAACCGGGAGTATCGGCGTTTTGATGAAACTTGCCAATGTCGAGGGTTTGATGGACAAGGTGGGGATGAAGGCCTTTACCCTCAAGAGCGGTAAGTTCAAGGACGCAGGCTCACCGGTACGTGCCTTGACCGATGAGGACAGGGCGCTGCTTCAGGGAGTAATCGACAATCTTCACACCCAGTTTGTGAAGGCCGTCGCCGAGGCGCGGAAACTCCCGGTCGAAGAGGTCAGGCGTCTCGCGGACGGGCGGGTGTATACCGGCGAGCAGGCTGTGTCGCTCAAACTCGTTGACCGGCTCGGGACCCTTGAGGATGCCGTTGAGGAGGCGGGTCGCCTGGCAGGAATCAAGGGTGAGCCGACATTGCTGATGCCGCCGAAAAAACGGAAGCATCTCAGGGATTATCTGCTGGAAGAAGCATCGGGCTTCTTTCGGGAGATAGTGCGGCGCGAGGGGGGATTCAGCGTCAACTACGAGCTTGATCCGGCCGTGGGCAATGGAGGCCGTTGA
- a CDS encoding YcbK family protein, giving the protein MSTPELLPPGQLSLFNTHTRERIALAFRDAAGNYDLDSLNTLNWILRCHYTNEVTEMDVNTLEFLNLVDKKFGGNNEIHIISAYRSPLYNNLLRENGHGVAQHSLHLAGRAIDISIPGKSIASIREAAVDLHMGGVGFYPNSGFVHIDSGAFRTW; this is encoded by the coding sequence GTGTCAACACCGGAACTCTTGCCCCCTGGACAGCTTTCCCTCTTCAACACTCATACCCGTGAACGAATTGCCCTGGCCTTCCGGGATGCAGCCGGAAATTACGATCTCGACTCCCTCAACACCCTCAACTGGATTCTCCGGTGCCACTACACCAATGAAGTGACCGAGATGGACGTCAACACCCTTGAGTTCCTCAATCTCGTCGACAAGAAGTTTGGCGGCAACAACGAGATACACATCATCTCGGCCTACCGTTCGCCCCTCTACAATAACCTGCTGCGGGAGAACGGCCACGGAGTTGCCCAGCATAGCCTCCACCTTGCCGGCAGGGCCATCGACATCTCCATTCCCGGCAAGAGCATCGCCAGCATTCGGGAGGCTGCCGTCGACCTCCACATGGGCGGTGTCGGTTTCTACCCCAACTCGGGATTTGTTCACATCGACTCAGGCGCTTTCAGAACCTGGTGA
- a CDS encoding class II glutamine amidotransferase: MTRELKPTHYFQKDISNCGLTGFISTAGNLVEGSVIIKSIALMHDRGNGLGGGFAAYGIYPEFKDFYAFHLMYESGMAQQLTEEYLEQHFYIEHHEEIPTRRTPAIANPPAFKRYFVKPLQTAEYNEAIEFQNMTDEDVIVRHVMGINNGIEGAFVVSSGKNMGAFKGVGYPEEIANFFRLEEYKGYIWTAHNRFPTNTPGWWGGAHPFTLLDWSIVHNGEISSYGINKRYLEMYGYLCTMLTDTEVVAYTLDLLIRKHGLTPELASLAMASPFWDIIDALPEDERQLLTAIRQCYGSALLNGPFAILFASNEGLIGLNDRVKLRPLVCATKDDFVYMASEEAAIREICPKPDKVWAPRGGEPVIAKMQPGVI; the protein is encoded by the coding sequence ATGACCAGAGAATTGAAACCGACCCACTACTTCCAGAAAGACATCTCCAACTGCGGCCTGACCGGCTTCATCTCCACCGCCGGCAACCTGGTCGAGGGGAGTGTCATCATCAAGTCCATCGCCCTCATGCACGACCGGGGAAACGGCCTCGGCGGTGGCTTCGCAGCTTACGGCATCTATCCTGAGTTCAAGGATTTCTACGCCTTCCACCTCATGTACGAGAGTGGAATGGCGCAACAGCTCACCGAGGAATATCTGGAGCAGCACTTCTACATCGAACATCACGAAGAGATCCCCACCCGTCGTACCCCGGCCATCGCCAATCCGCCGGCCTTCAAACGTTACTTCGTGAAGCCCCTCCAGACAGCCGAGTACAACGAGGCTATCGAGTTTCAGAACATGACCGACGAGGACGTCATCGTCCGACACGTCATGGGGATCAATAACGGTATCGAAGGAGCCTTCGTGGTCTCCTCCGGCAAAAACATGGGGGCCTTCAAGGGGGTCGGCTATCCTGAGGAGATCGCCAACTTCTTCCGACTCGAAGAATACAAGGGATACATCTGGACCGCCCACAACCGCTTTCCGACCAATACCCCGGGCTGGTGGGGTGGCGCTCACCCCTTTACGCTGCTGGACTGGTCCATTGTCCATAACGGCGAGATCTCGTCCTACGGCATCAACAAGCGGTACCTGGAAATGTACGGCTACCTCTGCACCATGCTGACCGACACCGAGGTCGTGGCCTACACCCTCGACCTCCTGATCCGCAAGCACGGTCTCACCCCGGAGTTGGCGAGCCTAGCCATGGCCTCCCCCTTCTGGGACATCATCGACGCCCTTCCCGAAGACGAGCGACAGCTTCTCACCGCCATCCGCCAGTGTTACGGCAGCGCCTTGCTCAACGGCCCCTTCGCCATCCTCTTTGCCAGCAATGAAGGGCTTATCGGCCTCAATGACCGGGTGAAGCTCCGTCCCCTGGTCTGTGCCACCAAGGACGATTTTGTCTACATGGCCTCCGAGGAGGCGGCAATCCGCGAGATTTGCCCCAAACCCGACAAGGTCTGGGCACCCCGCGGCGGAGAGCCGGTCATCGCCAAGATGCAGCCGGGAGTAATCTGA
- a CDS encoding NAD(P)/FAD-dependent oxidoreductase, producing MNYVIIGNSVAAVGAIRGIRSIDQQGNITVISRERHVAYGRPLISYLLGGLITEKRMAYLPEDFYEKNRVNLLLNAEVVGVDTDNRKVTIAGGDVIVYDKLLVATGGDPFVPPIEGMAGKDRIFTFTTWDDAAKLKGIADDIEKVVVIGGGLIGLKAAEGLHLIDKKITIVELADRILSAAFDRPAGRVVAKKMKANGIDVITEDTVVRIEGDGAAITGVTLKSGDFIPCDTVVVAIGVRPAAGFLKGSGVEVNRGIVVDDLMETNVKGVFAAGDVAEAKDFFSGVKNPMPIWPDAYIQGDIAGVTMAGGSKGYQGGIAMNSIELFKVSTISMGITNPVEPKEYEILTYQDLENYQYRKIVLKDGILAGAVLVGAVDRAGIFAGLIRDRIEVSSFKDHLLTPDFGFVNLPREIRSTLFAPVGKVTGAYEQARAVGH from the coding sequence ATGAACTATGTGATCATTGGAAACTCCGTGGCTGCCGTGGGCGCCATCCGGGGTATCAGGAGCATCGACCAGCAGGGGAACATCACCGTCATCTCGCGGGAGCGCCACGTAGCCTACGGCCGCCCCCTCATCTCCTACCTCCTCGGCGGCCTCATCACGGAAAAGCGGATGGCCTACCTCCCGGAGGACTTCTACGAGAAGAACCGGGTGAACCTCCTCCTCAACGCGGAAGTGGTTGGCGTCGACACCGACAACCGGAAAGTGACCATCGCCGGCGGCGATGTGATCGTCTACGACAAGCTCCTCGTTGCGACGGGAGGCGACCCTTTCGTTCCTCCCATCGAGGGAATGGCCGGCAAGGACCGGATCTTCACCTTCACCACCTGGGACGACGCGGCGAAACTCAAGGGGATTGCCGACGATATCGAGAAGGTAGTGGTCATCGGCGGCGGCCTCATCGGCCTCAAGGCTGCAGAAGGACTCCATCTTATCGATAAAAAAATCACCATCGTGGAACTGGCCGACCGGATCCTCTCCGCCGCCTTTGACCGCCCCGCCGGGCGGGTAGTGGCCAAAAAGATGAAGGCCAACGGCATCGACGTCATCACCGAGGACACGGTGGTGCGGATCGAGGGTGATGGCGCCGCCATCACCGGCGTCACCCTGAAGTCGGGCGACTTTATCCCCTGCGACACGGTTGTCGTCGCCATCGGGGTGCGCCCCGCAGCCGGATTCCTCAAGGGAAGCGGCGTGGAGGTGAACCGGGGCATCGTGGTGGACGACCTGATGGAGACCAACGTGAAGGGGGTCTTCGCCGCTGGCGACGTGGCCGAGGCAAAGGACTTCTTCTCCGGCGTCAAGAACCCGATGCCCATCTGGCCCGACGCCTACATCCAGGGGGACATCGCCGGGGTAACCATGGCGGGCGGTTCAAAGGGGTACCAAGGCGGCATTGCCATGAACTCCATCGAACTCTTCAAGGTATCCACCATCTCCATGGGGATCACGAACCCGGTGGAGCCCAAGGAATACGAGATCCTCACCTATCAGGATCTGGAGAACTACCAGTACCGAAAGATCGTCCTCAAGGACGGTATCCTGGCTGGCGCCGTCCTCGTGGGGGCCGTGGACCGGGCCGGCATCTTTGCCGGTCTTATCCGCGACCGGATCGAGGTAAGCTCTTTCAAGGACCACCTCCTCACCCCCGACTTCGGCTTCGTCAATCTCCCCCGGGAGATTCGCTCCACCCTCTTCGCCCCCGTCGGCAAAGTGACGGGAGCTTACGAACAGGCCAGGGCCGTCGGGCATTGA
- a CDS encoding 4Fe-4S dicluster domain-containing protein: MKRIYMIEDVCIGCHLCEVACITEHSQSKNPVKAFLHEEYRPISRCTVEEWDGGVVSFSTTCRHCDEPDCLRACISGAIQKDDKGVVRIDTEQCVGCWSCVMACPYGAVQRNLTKKKANKCDLCPDRTSPACVDACPNRALVYKEGSQK; encoded by the coding sequence ATGAAGCGCATCTACATGATCGAAGACGTCTGCATCGGCTGCCACCTCTGTGAGGTGGCGTGCATCACCGAGCACTCCCAGTCCAAAAACCCGGTCAAGGCATTTCTCCACGAGGAGTACCGCCCCATTTCCCGCTGCACCGTCGAGGAGTGGGACGGAGGAGTCGTCTCCTTCTCCACCACCTGCCGCCACTGCGACGAGCCCGACTGCCTGCGGGCCTGCATCTCCGGCGCCATCCAGAAAGACGACAAGGGCGTGGTCCGGATCGACACCGAACAGTGCGTCGGCTGCTGGTCCTGCGTCATGGCCTGCCCCTACGGCGCCGTGCAGCGCAACCTCACGAAGAAAAAGGCCAACAAGTGCGACCTCTGCCCGGACCGCACCAGCCCGGCCTGCGTCGATGCCTGCCCCAACCGGGCACTCGTCTACAAGGAGGGGAGCCAGAAATGA
- a CDS encoding glutamate synthase-related protein, with product MLYKSVTESFNEFIIDRSDATCIRCKVCVRQCAYEVHAYEAKADALTEDNTLCIGCRRCSALCPTGAITIRSNEEVFKRNESWSNAHIRNLYAQADTGGILLAAMGNPAKYPIYWDHMLLDASQVTNPSIDPLREPMELRTYLGKKPHSIEVVRDEQTGKPKLATKLTPQIKMEYPFIFSAMSYGALNLNAHKAMAMAAKELGTLYNTGEGGLHRDLYQYGSNVMVQVASGRFGVSEAYLNAGVAIEIKVGQGAKPGIGGHLPGEKVNDQISETRMIPAGADAISPAPHHDIYSIEDLRQLIFALKEATNYTKPVSVKIAAVHHVAAIASGVARAGADIITIDGFRGGTGAAPQVIRDNVGIPMELALAAVDARLRDEGIRNQVSIVVGGGVRSSGDAIKAIALGADAINMGTSTLLALGCTLCQRCYTGKCPWGITTNNPYLAKRLNPELGAERLVNLVHAWGHEMKEILGGMGLNALESLRGNRYKLRALGLTEKDMNILGVMPAGE from the coding sequence GTGCTCTACAAATCTGTAACGGAATCGTTCAACGAATTCATCATCGACCGCAGCGACGCCACATGCATCCGCTGCAAGGTCTGCGTCCGCCAGTGCGCCTACGAGGTCCACGCCTATGAAGCCAAGGCCGACGCCCTGACCGAGGACAACACCCTCTGCATCGGCTGCCGCCGTTGCTCGGCCCTCTGCCCCACCGGCGCCATCACCATCCGGAGCAACGAAGAGGTGTTCAAGCGGAACGAATCGTGGTCCAACGCCCACATCCGCAACCTTTACGCCCAGGCCGACACGGGGGGGATTCTCCTGGCCGCCATGGGAAACCCGGCCAAGTATCCCATCTACTGGGATCACATGCTGCTGGACGCCTCCCAGGTGACCAACCCTTCCATCGACCCCCTTCGGGAGCCCATGGAGCTGCGGACCTACCTGGGTAAGAAGCCCCATTCCATCGAGGTGGTCCGTGACGAGCAGACCGGCAAGCCCAAGCTCGCCACAAAGCTCACCCCCCAGATCAAGATGGAGTACCCCTTCATCTTCTCCGCCATGAGCTACGGGGCTCTTAACCTCAACGCCCATAAGGCCATGGCCATGGCAGCCAAGGAACTGGGCACCCTCTACAACACCGGCGAGGGTGGACTCCACAGGGATCTCTACCAGTACGGCAGCAACGTCATGGTACAGGTGGCATCGGGACGCTTCGGTGTGAGCGAAGCCTATCTGAACGCCGGCGTTGCCATCGAGATCAAGGTGGGCCAGGGGGCAAAGCCGGGGATCGGCGGCCACCTCCCCGGCGAGAAGGTTAACGATCAGATTTCCGAAACCCGGATGATCCCGGCCGGGGCTGACGCCATATCGCCGGCGCCCCACCACGACATTTACTCCATCGAAGATTTGCGCCAGTTGATCTTCGCCCTCAAGGAAGCCACCAACTACACGAAGCCGGTGTCGGTGAAGATCGCTGCGGTCCACCACGTGGCGGCCATCGCCTCGGGCGTGGCCCGGGCCGGAGCCGACATCATCACCATCGACGGTTTCCGGGGAGGGACCGGCGCGGCGCCCCAAGTGATTCGCGACAACGTCGGCATCCCCATGGAGCTGGCCCTGGCCGCCGTTGACGCACGGCTCCGGGACGAGGGGATCAGGAACCAGGTATCCATCGTGGTGGGGGGTGGGGTTCGCTCATCAGGGGACGCCATCAAGGCCATTGCCCTTGGGGCCGACGCCATCAACATGGGGACCTCGACGCTTCTGGCCCTGGGATGCACCCTCTGTCAGCGCTGCTACACCGGCAAGTGCCCCTGGGGGATCACCACCAACAACCCGTACCTCGCCAAGCGCCTCAACCCCGAACTTGGTGCCGAGCGGTTGGTGAACCTGGTCCACGCCTGGGGCCACGAGATGAAGGAAATCCTGGGCGGCATGGGGCTCAACGCCCTGGAGTCGCTGCGGGGCAACCGTTACAAGCTCCGCGCCCTTGGCCTCACCGAGAAAGACATGAACATCCTGGGCGTCATGCCCGCTGGAGAATAA
- a CDS encoding PilZ-like domain-containing protein has product MKEEFSDYQKHFATGLRVEVRFPRGQNKPFRDGAIITLQEEDLITLQISRDALPEDVRAETGTFVDIRTGKDGNAYCSRAIIVAERDGSQVTARLIGNVIPDEMREYYRIETYVPVRYQLDLDATPEQLQERWRAKRYPVHQSTDDAAHLSTDRETSPATEPSRAVPLAANLSGSGIRIRTRDKFQTGTLLSMELYLPLEDLKIVPIIAEVVHVDTLRTKEGTPPLFSTALHFLCIDERDRDSVIRFISLEQLDRLRDHQGGTVSISSLEYAAYSRRKRLLRLATAACIILLFGAIAFALVYYRLNSPKGEIEQTFEQEIRKYRTLFPWR; this is encoded by the coding sequence ATGAAAGAAGAGTTCTCCGATTACCAGAAGCATTTCGCTACCGGACTCCGGGTTGAGGTTCGCTTCCCCCGCGGGCAAAATAAACCGTTCCGTGATGGAGCGATCATCACCCTGCAGGAAGAAGATCTCATCACGTTACAGATTTCACGTGATGCTCTTCCTGAAGACGTCAGGGCAGAAACGGGGACTTTTGTCGACATCCGCACGGGGAAGGATGGCAACGCCTACTGCAGTCGTGCCATCATCGTAGCTGAACGGGACGGCTCACAGGTAACCGCCCGGTTGATCGGCAACGTCATCCCCGATGAAATGCGTGAGTACTACCGCATCGAGACCTATGTTCCGGTTCGGTATCAGTTGGACCTCGACGCAACTCCCGAGCAACTGCAGGAACGGTGGCGAGCAAAACGGTATCCGGTACATCAATCCACGGACGATGCCGCCCATTTATCAACCGATAGGGAAACATCTCCTGCCACTGAGCCGTCCAGAGCAGTTCCACTGGCGGCCAATCTGAGCGGCTCGGGCATCAGAATCAGAACGCGGGATAAATTTCAAACAGGCACTCTCCTGTCAATGGAACTCTACCTTCCCCTTGAAGATCTCAAGATTGTGCCAATCATTGCGGAGGTGGTCCATGTGGACACCCTCCGCACCAAGGAAGGGACTCCCCCGCTGTTCAGCACCGCCCTCCATTTCCTCTGCATCGACGAACGGGACCGCGACTCAGTAATCAGGTTTATCTCACTTGAACAACTGGATCGGCTTCGTGACCATCAGGGCGGAACCGTAAGTATCTCTTCCCTTGAGTATGCGGCTTACTCCCGCCGAAAGCGGTTGTTGCGATTAGCAACAGCCGCTTGCATCATACTTCTTTTCGGCGCCATTGCCTTTGCTCTTGTCTATTACAGATTGAACAGCCCAAAGGGAGAGATCGAACAAACCTTTGAGCAGGAGATCCGGAAATACCGCACGCTCTTCCCCTGGCGCTGA
- a CDS encoding DUF1858 domain-containing protein, with protein sequence MITKTMRIGDIIRTYPQSLKIFEKYGLDCYECQVADYEELEHGAGVHKTDLEKLLKELNELIQS encoded by the coding sequence ATGATCACGAAAACCATGAGAATCGGCGACATCATCCGCACCTATCCCCAATCCCTGAAGATATTTGAGAAATACGGCCTCGATTGCTATGAATGCCAGGTGGCCGATTACGAAGAGCTTGAGCACGGGGCCGGCGTCCACAAGACCGATCTGGAAAAACTTCTTAAAGAACTCAACGAACTCATTCAATCCTGA
- the coaD gene encoding pantetheine-phosphate adenylyltransferase, producing MPRKVAVYPGSFDPITYGHLDIIDRGLRIFDEIIVAVARNSAKNSLFSIDERVDMIQRVLADNVRARVDTFDGLLVDYVLSQNATVIIRGLRAISDFEYEFQIAQMNRSISQDVETLFMMTSVPFGYLSSSIVKEVSSLNGPIDGLVPPLVREALKDKFSKPR from the coding sequence ATGCCTAGAAAAGTTGCCGTCTATCCCGGCTCCTTCGACCCCATCACCTACGGTCATCTTGACATCATAGACCGGGGGCTGCGAATCTTCGACGAAATCATCGTTGCCGTGGCCCGTAATTCGGCAAAGAACTCCCTCTTTTCCATTGATGAACGGGTCGACATGATCCAGCGTGTGCTGGCGGACAACGTCAGGGCGCGCGTTGACACTTTCGACGGTCTTCTGGTAGATTACGTCCTCTCCCAGAACGCAACGGTCATCATCCGAGGGCTTCGGGCAATATCCGATTTCGAATACGAATTCCAGATCGCCCAGATGAATAGAAGCATCTCCCAGGATGTTGAAACGCTCTTCATGATGACATCGGTTCCCTTCGGATACCTGTCGTCATCCATCGTCAAGGAAGTAAGTTCCCTGAACGGCCCCATCGACGGTCTGGTCCCTCCCCTGGTGCGGGAGGCCCTCAAGGATAAGTTCTCAAAACCAAGATAG
- the rsmD gene encoding 16S rRNA (guanine(966)-N(2))-methyltransferase RsmD, whose product MRVIGGTARGRRLAAPRGERVRPTADRVKEALFSILTSLLGNLEGLRVLDVFAGTGNLGIEALSRGCSEAIFVDSHRESAAIIRQNLTQLNLTDRGRVIVKDAASALQCLNENIAPFTIIFLDPPYRQGLAEKVLGILASAPFVTRETIIVSESDSSEVFPERFGALQQFDRRVYGDTALTFFQKGTS is encoded by the coding sequence GTGAGAGTCATCGGTGGAACCGCGCGGGGACGCCGCCTTGCCGCCCCGCGGGGCGAACGGGTACGCCCCACTGCGGATCGGGTCAAGGAGGCATTGTTCAGCATTCTCACCTCCCTTCTGGGGAACCTGGAGGGACTGAGAGTTCTCGACGTCTTCGCCGGAACCGGCAATCTCGGCATCGAGGCCCTGAGCCGGGGGTGCAGCGAGGCAATATTCGTCGACAGCCACCGGGAGTCGGCCGCCATTATCCGGCAGAACCTCACCCAACTCAATCTCACAGACAGAGGCAGGGTTATCGTAAAAGACGCTGCTTCAGCACTGCAATGTCTTAACGAAAATATTGCACCGTTCACCATCATTTTCCTCGACCCTCCCTATCGGCAGGGTTTGGCTGAAAAGGTCCTCGGCATTTTGGCCTCAGCACCGTTTGTCACCAGGGAAACAATCATTGTATCTGAATCGGATTCGAGTGAAGTTTTTCCTGAAAGATTCGGTGCATTGCAGCAGTTCGACCGGAGGGTTTACGGCGACACCGCCCTCACTTTTTTCCAGAAAGGGACTTCCTGA
- a CDS encoding class II fructose-bisphosphate aldolase has translation MINDLLELVPPRIRNKIGSQSRICLLNGRDLFSALKNENLILMACNPRIKHVIPGIMKAAEELDAVIAFELTRTEGGLNGGYTGQTPQVFFDTVIECAERYKFTKPFIIHGDHTTVQNTSPEEQERARLLIEGQVKAGYTSFAIDASFNPLPDNIRITAELAATVENEGYGLEVELGEVKRAGVESNLTTVEETQEFLSCLVKKGIHPQLLAIDNGSKRGNYLDGEMIRIDLDRTKEIYDAAVRLGLAGLVQHGITGTPLRLVGKLANYGIRKGNIGTLWQNVAHAGLPLDLMDAMRHWARENGKDIKFATKIFKSEIDAIPEENAKQIFDMAYREAKEFLQAFHAKGSASRLAASIGKPR, from the coding sequence ATGATAAATGATCTCCTCGAATTGGTTCCTCCGCGAATCCGCAACAAGATCGGGTCACAGTCGCGAATCTGCCTTCTCAATGGCCGCGACTTGTTCTCCGCTCTCAAAAACGAAAATTTGATCCTCATGGCCTGCAACCCACGGATCAAACATGTCATTCCCGGCATCATGAAGGCCGCCGAGGAACTCGATGCCGTGATCGCCTTCGAGCTGACCCGCACCGAAGGGGGACTCAATGGAGGCTACACCGGTCAAACCCCACAGGTATTTTTCGACACGGTAATCGAATGCGCCGAACGGTACAAATTCACAAAACCGTTCATCATCCACGGCGACCACACCACCGTCCAGAACACCTCTCCCGAAGAGCAGGAGCGCGCCCGACTTCTCATTGAGGGACAGGTCAAAGCGGGTTATACCTCCTTCGCCATCGACGCTTCTTTCAATCCTCTGCCGGACAATATTCGAATCACCGCTGAATTGGCGGCAACCGTCGAGAACGAGGGGTACGGCCTTGAGGTGGAACTGGGGGAAGTCAAGCGGGCAGGAGTTGAATCGAACCTGACCACGGTGGAGGAAACTCAAGAATTTTTGTCCTGTCTCGTGAAAAAAGGGATTCATCCCCAACTCCTTGCCATTGACAACGGCTCCAAGCGGGGAAATTACCTGGACGGCGAGATGATCAGAATCGATCTGGACCGGACAAAGGAAATCTACGACGCCGCCGTTCGCCTCGGCCTTGCGGGATTGGTACAGCACGGTATTACCGGAACTCCCCTTAGGCTCGTGGGCAAACTGGCCAACTATGGTATCCGCAAGGGAAACATCGGCACCCTCTGGCAAAACGTGGCCCATGCAGGGCTTCCCCTCGACCTCATGGACGCCATGCGCCACTGGGCACGGGAGAACGGCAAGGACATAAAATTCGCCACAAAAATATTCAAATCCGAGATCGACGCGATACCCGAGGAGAATGCAAAGCAGATTTTTGACATGGCATACCGCGAAGCCAAGGAGTTTCTTCAGGCGTTCCACGCCAAGGGAAGCGCCTCCCGACTGGCCGCCTCCATCGGGAAACCCCGGTGA